The Halobaculum magnesiiphilum genome contains the following window.
TTCGGTACGTCGCTCGAACGAACCGCGAGCGGAACCGAGCGATCTACGACGCGTTGGCCGACGAGTAGCCGGCGCCCTCGCGACCTCCCCGCAGGCACCCGTTTTCTGCGGTTGGTCGTCGGTCGTTTCGCTTCCCTCGTCTCAACGGGATTACCCGCGCCCGCATCCTGGCTTCACCCCGACCAGTCAGTACCTTTATTTATAACTGAACGAGTGTTCAGCCGTGGCCCTTCAGACAGCCCTCCGGCGGACGCCCTCGACGTTGGCGTCCAACCCCGTCCTGTTCGTGCCAGTGCTCGCGTTGACCCTCGTGCAGGTGCCGCAGTTGCTCCTGCAGTCGAGCGCGCCGCTGATCGCGAGCCTCGTCTCGCTCGCGGCCTCGGCGCTGTACCTCGTCGCGGTGCCGTTCTTCCAGGCTGGGATCATCGGCATGGCCGACGAGGCGCTCGACGGGCGCACGTCGCTGTCGACGTTCGTCGCGAACGGGAAGGAACACTTCGTCTCCGTGTTCGTGGTGTACCTGATCCTGCTGGTGGTGAACGTCGCGCTCGGGATGATCGCGTTCGTCGCCGGCATCGTCGGCGTCGTGAGTCTCCTCGGCTCGATGCCCACGGGCACGCCCGACCCCGGCGGGGTGAACGTCGCGCTGTTGGCCGCCGTCGCCGTCGTGGTGCTCGCGGTGGTGCTCGCGTACCTCGTCGTCGCGTTCCTGATCCAGTTCTACGGGCAGGCGATCGTGATCGACGGCTACGACGCGATCGAGTCGATCACACACAGCGCCGGCGTCGTCCGCCGCAACGTCGTGAGCGTGCTCGGCTACTCCGTCCTCGTCGGCGTGCTCGCGGGCGGCTTCGGGCTGGTTATCGGCCTCGGGTCCGCGCTGGCGGCGCCGCAGTTCGGCGCGGGCGCGCCCGTCGACCCGTTCGTCGTCTCCATGCCGTCGCTGGGGGCGGTCGCGATCTCCGCGGTGACGGTCGTGCTCGGGACGCTGTTCGGCGGCTTCTTCGGGACGCTGTCGGTGGCGTACTACCGGGAGTTGACGGGGTAAGTGCGGCCGACGGTCGTTACTCGCTGATACCGCTGAGTCCCGACAGCGGGGTCGCGCCGGCGACGATGGCGCCGGTCGCGAGGATCGCGGCCGACAGCACGATGAAGTCGCCGCTGGGTGAGTAGCCCGCGAGGCCGGCGCCGACCTGCACGATGAACACCGTGATGAAGAAGCTCAGGATGGCGAACACCAGCAGGACGAGCGATGCGATGACACTACTGACTAAGGCGCCGAAGGAATCCAAGAATCCCACGTTCCGTAACGAGGATTGCGGGACGGTTACCAGTTGGGTATTACTTGCGTCATGCGACCTTCACCGCCGGACGTTCGCCAGCGGCTGGATCGGCCTCTCCGACGACCGGCACGCGCTCGTGAGGGAACACCCCGACCACCTCGGTTACGACGGATTCGAGCCGCTGGCCGACGATCAGTTCCGGGCCCCCTCCGGGCCGGAGTACCGCCCGGCTCGTCTCTACATCCGCGAGCACCGTGGGCTGAACGACGTTTCGACGGCCTGACCGGCCACGTCTCCAACCACATCGCTCGCATCCGCGCCCTTTTTAGCACTCTGCACACCATCCCCACCAACATGAGCGCCCCCTGGGAGGAGTGGGATCACGTCCTGAAGATCGACCCGGACAAGGAACTGTACGGCGACGAGACGTTCGCGGACGCCTGCGAGACCGGCACGGACGCCATCGAGATCGGCGGCACGCTGGACGTGACCTCCGAGAAGGCGACCCGCGTCATCGAGGCGTGCAAGGAACACAACGTCCCGCTGTACCAGGAGCCGTCGAACCCGGCGGTCGTCGTCGACGACGACGCGCTCGACGGCTACCTCATCCCGACCGTCTTCAACGCCGACGACCCGTTCTGGATCACCGGCGCCCACAAGGAGTGGGTGCGCATCGCCGACGACCTCGACTGGGACCGCACCCACACCGAGGCGTACATCGTGCTCAACCCCGACGCCTCCGCCGCCGAGCTCACCGGCGCCGACTGCGACCTCACCCCCGAGGAGGTCGGCGCGTACGCCCGCGTCGCCGAGAAGATGTTCGGCCAGGACATCGT
Protein-coding sequences here:
- a CDS encoding phosphoglycerol geranylgeranyltransferase produces the protein MSAPWEEWDHVLKIDPDKELYGDETFADACETGTDAIEIGGTLDVTSEKATRVIEACKEHNVPLYQEPSNPAVVVDDDALDGYLIPTVFNADDPFWITGAHKEWVRIADDLDWDRTHTEAYIVLNPDASAAELTGADCDLTPEEVGAYARVAEKMFGQDIVYVEYSGTLGDRETVKAAHDALDDSTLFYGGGIHDYDDAHAMGKVADTVVVGDLLHDEGADAVRETVEGVTDAHAELADA